The Gemmata palustris genome includes a region encoding these proteins:
- a CDS encoding ArsR/SmtB family transcription factor, with the protein MNRPKRPVNDCCEQPPLKERSLMSPIQAGGLAAVFKVLANDTRLRLLHALVRADELCVTDLATSLGMKAQAVSNQLQRLSDLGILASRRDGNSIHYRLVDRCVQGLLEQGWCLMEEAGDRAPLTDRAARCCGDGTDA; encoded by the coding sequence ATGAACCGACCGAAACGTCCCGTGAACGACTGCTGCGAACAGCCCCCGCTGAAGGAGCGCTCGCTCATGTCGCCTATCCAGGCCGGGGGCTTGGCGGCGGTCTTCAAGGTGCTGGCAAACGACACCCGGTTAAGGCTCCTGCACGCCCTGGTGCGGGCCGACGAACTGTGCGTCACCGACCTCGCCACTTCGCTCGGCATGAAGGCCCAGGCCGTGTCGAACCAACTCCAGCGACTTTCCGACTTGGGCATCCTGGCGTCCCGCCGCGACGGGAACAGCATCCACTACCGGCTGGTGGATCGCTGCGTCCAGGGGCTGCTCGAACAGGGCTGGTGCCTGATGGAGGAGGCCGGGGACCGCGCCCCGCTGACCGACCGGGCGGCCCGGTGCTGCGGGGACGGAACCGATGCGTAA
- a CDS encoding HAD-IIIC family phosphatase, translating into MTGLPEPAASGAGARQAARALATALGKRKEPLARSLVPQLFDGWDKFAGSVAGGEGEIEAFVRRELLVFVDYLKLYFETGSVDYKYLYIGEKRKQLYDARLAPDARAALTGRVLDADAAALRSGLANLVDAPALALLDATLADIRAVVTARAARHLSVLFVGDCVHLDVVAFLTAPAAEDGVTVDATFVTSKNPFKRREELRAVATRTFDIVFFSPYTYEFCAEYGSLSQWRRALTPAEEVRRIAEDAAKQTESDLNDLSALFECPIVVHNSAGVRRHEGGALDRVKGLLTRRVRRGARRIVNTRLQAYVAARNAATFPHLFILDEEPILAQHGDVELGRLFYNSDLQHPAVLGKHLARAYRDFLFVRAHLFGRKLVVCDLDNTLWRGEIGEGAVEHYADRQRLLKRLREKGVVLAVNSKNDAARVHWRGAVLSEGDFVNQQINWDHKATNMDRIRAALNLKFKDYVFIDDRADQLALVADSMPEILGMDATSDRTWRLLELWADLLAEQEELDRTQQYREKDLREQFLSTTVPDVDPGAMFAKLGLRVTIREAGRADYKRVVELVNRTNQFNLAGSRTSFREIEGWGSSPRAKVLVAEGADNFGAMGLVCVAVVELDAAARIPIFVLSCRVFGYAFETAMLNAIIDTVRITPANGAAVIRGAFHETAHNQPCRSMYPDHGFQLVGTEWVLEGNARSARSIPHWLSVTGTTPA; encoded by the coding sequence ATGACGGGCTTACCGGAGCCGGCTGCATCGGGGGCCGGTGCGCGCCAGGCGGCGCGGGCGCTGGCAACAGCTCTCGGCAAACGGAAGGAGCCGCTCGCCCGGTCGCTGGTGCCGCAACTGTTCGACGGTTGGGACAAGTTCGCCGGTTCGGTGGCGGGAGGTGAGGGCGAAATTGAGGCGTTCGTCCGGCGCGAGTTACTCGTGTTCGTCGACTACCTGAAGCTCTACTTCGAGACCGGGAGCGTGGATTACAAGTACCTCTACATCGGCGAAAAGCGGAAGCAGTTGTACGACGCGCGCCTGGCACCCGACGCCCGGGCGGCGCTCACGGGCCGCGTCCTCGACGCCGACGCCGCGGCGCTCCGGTCGGGCCTGGCCAACCTGGTCGACGCGCCCGCGCTCGCGCTCCTCGACGCGACCCTTGCGGACATCCGCGCCGTGGTGACGGCCCGGGCCGCCCGGCACCTGAGCGTCTTGTTCGTCGGGGACTGCGTTCACCTTGACGTCGTTGCGTTCCTGACGGCGCCCGCGGCCGAAGACGGGGTCACCGTCGACGCCACGTTCGTCACGTCGAAGAACCCGTTCAAGCGGCGCGAGGAGCTGCGCGCGGTCGCAACGCGGACGTTCGACATCGTGTTCTTCAGCCCTTACACCTACGAATTTTGCGCCGAGTACGGCAGCCTCAGCCAGTGGCGGCGGGCCCTGACTCCGGCCGAGGAAGTCCGGCGGATCGCGGAGGACGCGGCCAAGCAGACCGAATCCGACCTCAACGACCTGAGCGCGCTCTTCGAGTGCCCGATCGTCGTCCACAACTCGGCCGGCGTTCGGCGGCACGAGGGCGGCGCGCTCGATCGGGTGAAGGGGCTCCTAACGAGGCGCGTGCGGCGCGGCGCGCGACGGATCGTGAACACGCGGCTACAGGCTTACGTCGCCGCACGGAACGCGGCCACGTTCCCGCACCTCTTCATCCTGGACGAGGAACCGATCCTGGCGCAACACGGGGACGTCGAACTGGGCCGCCTGTTCTACAACTCGGACCTCCAGCACCCCGCGGTGCTCGGCAAGCACCTCGCGCGCGCGTACCGCGATTTCCTCTTCGTTCGCGCCCACCTGTTCGGCCGCAAGCTCGTGGTGTGCGATCTGGACAACACGCTCTGGCGGGGGGAGATCGGGGAGGGCGCGGTGGAGCACTACGCCGACCGGCAGCGGCTCCTGAAGCGGCTCCGCGAGAAGGGCGTGGTGCTCGCCGTCAACTCGAAGAACGACGCCGCCAGGGTCCACTGGCGCGGCGCGGTCCTGTCGGAAGGGGACTTCGTGAACCAGCAGATCAACTGGGACCACAAGGCCACGAACATGGACCGCATCCGAGCGGCCCTGAACCTCAAGTTCAAGGACTACGTGTTCATTGACGACCGCGCCGACCAGCTCGCGCTCGTGGCGGATTCGATGCCCGAGATCCTCGGTATGGACGCGACCTCGGATCGCACCTGGCGCCTGTTAGAGCTCTGGGCCGATCTCCTGGCGGAGCAGGAGGAACTCGATCGGACCCAGCAGTACCGCGAGAAGGACCTGCGCGAGCAGTTCCTTTCCACGACGGTGCCGGACGTCGACCCGGGCGCCATGTTCGCCAAGCTCGGTCTGAGGGTGACGATACGCGAAGCGGGGCGGGCGGATTACAAGCGCGTCGTCGAGCTCGTCAACCGAACGAACCAGTTCAACCTCGCCGGCAGTCGGACGAGCTTCCGCGAGATCGAAGGTTGGGGCAGTTCGCCGCGGGCGAAAGTCCTGGTCGCAGAGGGGGCGGACAATTTCGGCGCTATGGGCCTGGTTTGCGTGGCCGTCGTGGAGTTGGACGCGGCGGCGCGAATCCCGATCTTCGTCCTCAGTTGTCGCGTGTTCGGATACGCCTTTGAGACGGCGATGCTCAACGCGATAATTGACACCGTTCGGATCACCCCCGCGAACGGGGCGGCAGTGATCCGTGGGGCGTTCCACGAAACCGCTCACAACCAGCCGTGCCGGTCGATGTACCCGGACCACGGGTTCCAATTGGTCGGCACGGAGTGGGTGTTGGAGGGCAATGCGCGCTCCGCGCGGTCGATTCCGCACTGGCTGTCGGTGACCGGTACCACGCCCGCTTAG
- a CDS encoding sigma-70 family RNA polymerase sigma factor, which yields MAALLPLLRRAGRAEVPVPDAELLDRFGRARDESAFTELVRRHGPVVYRICRRLVGTAGADDAFQATFLVLATRFSAARASGALGGWLAGVAGRVARQMRRGTGRRARHESAAARGPSTEGEERSVDLADQFRVLDEELTRLPDALRGPVVLCLLQGHTQEQAAAELGRDARTLRRRLERAKRVLRERLERRGVVPAVAAALVAGMGEVAAVVPHELGSRTVALVFDFLTGGCAASATAPVALAKGLAMTMFARKLMLGAVAATLGLVGLGAVMADGGPPAPAPATLLAVAPPAKEPAPLVMAAPTQSDFGWDRQVAVTKKALALLRADPKTEPSVLIQAVCVRVPTGFCDRVGLINESAQGAGYDVHALTPRETRMFTALLRAEPNREVLTRPQMLIADKKTGSCQINQNLDMVTEVRTTTEGQNKVYTAKTVPIERGFKMQVTPAIVPNGFVHLQIEARYTDLVNGVPAQVVNEESIKSSALLPDSGTLVIRSVVRAATPQKVATAAFPFPLTEIRENNPSHELLWVLTSHVVRVPEKGKGPQPAPTTPAPVALPPAAPILVEPPARQ from the coding sequence ATGGCCGCACTCCTCCCCCTCCTCCGACGCGCCGGGCGCGCCGAAGTTCCCGTTCCCGACGCCGAGTTGCTCGACCGGTTCGGCCGCGCGCGCGACGAGTCCGCGTTCACCGAACTGGTCCGGCGCCACGGCCCGGTCGTCTATCGCATCTGCCGGCGCTTGGTGGGCACCGCCGGCGCCGACGATGCGTTCCAGGCCACGTTCCTGGTTCTCGCCACGCGGTTCAGCGCAGCGCGGGCGTCCGGCGCGCTGGGCGGGTGGCTCGCGGGCGTGGCCGGTCGGGTCGCGCGCCAGATGCGCCGCGGGACCGGGCGCCGGGCGCGTCACGAATCGGCCGCGGCGCGCGGGCCTTCCACGGAAGGAGAAGAACGGTCCGTGGACCTCGCGGACCAGTTCCGGGTGCTCGACGAGGAACTGACGCGCCTCCCGGACGCTCTGCGCGGGCCGGTGGTGCTGTGCCTGCTTCAAGGCCATACACAGGAACAAGCCGCCGCCGAGTTGGGGCGGGACGCCCGCACCCTGCGCCGGCGCCTGGAGCGCGCAAAGCGCGTGCTGCGCGAGCGCCTGGAGCGCCGCGGAGTGGTGCCCGCGGTGGCCGCCGCGCTGGTGGCCGGGATGGGCGAAGTGGCCGCGGTGGTTCCGCACGAACTGGGTTCGCGTACCGTGGCACTCGTGTTCGATTTCCTGACCGGGGGGTGCGCGGCGTCTGCCACGGCCCCGGTCGCCCTCGCGAAAGGATTAGCGATGACGATGTTCGCACGGAAGCTCATGTTGGGCGCGGTCGCGGCGACGCTCGGGCTGGTCGGCCTCGGGGCGGTGATGGCCGACGGCGGACCGCCCGCCCCGGCACCGGCCACACTACTCGCAGTCGCGCCGCCTGCGAAGGAGCCCGCGCCGCTCGTGATGGCCGCGCCCACGCAATCGGACTTCGGTTGGGATCGCCAAGTGGCTGTGACAAAGAAGGCGCTGGCCTTGCTAAGGGCCGACCCGAAGACCGAGCCGTCGGTTCTGATCCAGGCGGTGTGCGTCCGCGTGCCGACCGGGTTCTGTGACCGGGTCGGGTTGATAAACGAGAGCGCTCAGGGGGCGGGGTACGATGTCCACGCGCTCACCCCGCGCGAGACGCGAATGTTCACCGCGCTGCTCCGCGCGGAACCGAACCGCGAAGTGCTGACCCGACCCCAGATGCTCATTGCGGATAAGAAGACCGGTTCCTGTCAGATTAACCAGAATCTGGACATGGTGACCGAGGTGCGGACCACAACCGAGGGCCAGAACAAGGTCTACACGGCGAAGACGGTACCGATCGAGAGGGGATTTAAGATGCAGGTCACCCCGGCGATTGTCCCCAACGGGTTCGTACACCTGCAGATCGAAGCGCGGTACACCGACTTGGTGAACGGGGTGCCGGCACAGGTTGTCAACGAGGAATCGATCAAATCCTCGGCGCTCCTCCCGGACAGTGGAACGCTCGTGATCCGTAGCGTGGTCCGGGCGGCCACCCCGCAGAAGGTGGCGACGGCCGCGTTCCCGTTTCCTCTTACGGAAATTCGCGAGAACAACCCGTCGCACGAACTGCTGTGGGTACTGACGTCCCACGTCGTCCGCGTGCCCGAAAAGGGGAAGGGACCGCAGCCGGCCCCGACGACACCCGCACCGGTCGCACTCCCTCCGGCCGCGCCGATTCTGGTCGAGCCGCCGGCGCGCCAGTGA